From a single Miscanthus floridulus cultivar M001 chromosome 8, ASM1932011v1, whole genome shotgun sequence genomic region:
- the LOC136470105 gene encoding extensin-like translates to MGSAPATVHEMRGAHRPWGAHRPPFTYDAHKPPPPPHITGTRLRPGHRASPRGPPRRPSPSTSPRRRPAQPVPVRLPAPGSRAAACAASPCGGPSPADAPRPPPRAGPSATAGHPAWALGPPRGAPPAATAPARPPPPASAPSAATSPTSAPPSAATSPAGSHRPRRRPLQKRGGGGAPRPPPPPGLHRPPSLHRPCQPPWRPPPPPARPPQ, encoded by the exons ATGGGGAGCGCACCGGCCACCGTCCACGAGATGAGGGGTGCGCACCGACCATGGGGAGCGCACCGGCCACCGTTCACGTATGATGCTCACAAACCG ccgccgccgccgcacatcACCGGCACGCGCCtccgccccggccaccgcgcctccccgcgTGGGCCCCCGCGGCGCCCGTCCCCGTCCACCTCCCCGCGCCGACGGCCCGCGCAGCCCGTCCCCGTCCGCCTCCCCGCACCGGGTTCTCGCGCGGCCGCCTGCGCGGCCTCCCCGTGCGGCGGCCCCTCGCCGGCCGACGCCCCCAGGCCGCCTCCCCGCGCGGGCCCTAGCGCCACCGCGGGGCACCCCGCGTGGGCCCTAGGGCCGCCGCGGGGCGCCCCGCCGGCGGCCACCGCCCCCGCCCGGCCTCCACCGCCTGCGTCGGCCCCCTCGGCGGCCACCTCCCCCACTTCCGCGCCCCCCTCggcggccacctcccccgccGGCAGCCACCGCCCTCGCCGGCggccactgcagaagagaggaggaggaggcgcgccgcggcccccgcccccgcccggcCTCCACCGCCCGCCCAGCCTCCACCGCCCGTGCCAGCCCCCTTggcggccacctcccccgccTGCGCGCCCCCCTCAGTGA